Below is a window of Brassica napus cultivar Da-Ae chromosome A5, Da-Ae, whole genome shotgun sequence DNA.
GAAGCAAATATCTTTGCAATTGAAGAGGCAACTGCTACATCACGAGCATTGAGATCATCGATTGATTTGTTACCTGTTAGGTTTACACACTTTCAGTCTCATCTTATCCACAAAGACTAATGGGATAATAAAATTACCTTTGTTGGCCAAGTAGGTTTTGACCAGCTCATAAGTAGGAAACTGGATGGCAACGTGACTGATACCAGCTAGTGCAGGCACAAGTCCACTGTACAACCCGCGGATCCCTTCCTCGTAAGCTATTCTCCTTAAAGCAGAGAGTGTACTCTTGTATGGCACTACACCCTCTCTCATTCCTTGTGTCTGGAAGACGAATCAATATTCTAAATTTACATCTATGTGCGGTGAGGTTCTATAGGAACAAATGGCAACGCAGCTTGGTACAATTTTTGCAAATTAACAGTTCCTTTATTTTCactaaaaatgaaaagaaaacgGACCTGAAGACGAGTCTTGACAACCCAAAGAGGATTAGTGGCAATAGTAGTAGCAGCTCCAGCACCAGAGGCAGCCATTACGTTAGCACCAACGCTAAATTTGTGATCCTTATCTATTAttgtatgttaaaaataaagaatattaaTTACACTTTTGATAGCAAACAAAGAAACAGGAGCAGAGGCAAGTAAGGACTAACCATTTGAGATTAAAAAGCTCTTGAGCTGGTCATACATTGTAAAATAAACCtgccaaaaaagaaaaattacaacTTGTTTAGAACAAGAAAATCTACTTAAGTTCCTCCAGGATCAAAAGTTGTAACGAACTCACCGCCCAATTGGAGAGAAGAGCCATGACGGTAGGGGAAAGACCACGGTATAAGCCACGCATGCCTTCTTGCTTGAAGATCTGCTTAAGACTCCCAACAATTATACTACCTGACCGACCAACCAAAGGACAAGACAAGACAAGACAATCATCGGGGTCATGAAACAGAGCATTTTGGTGGGTGACAAGAAGACATATAtagaaaagaacaaaaaaaaggagaaacctTTGATGTTGGGATGAGCAAGCTTAGGGAGGCCATGAACCTGAAACCTCGTTTTAATAACGTCAAGAGGACACACAAACGTTGCCGCAAATACCCCTACCCCCAATCCAATCcccaacaaacaaacaaaaagtattCAGCTTTCTAAATCGAGAGGAGATAAGTTTCAATTTCCTTACTAGATGGGAGAATTACCGGCGGCGGCACCGGCGGCGGCATTACAGAGGACATTGGTAGTAGGATGAGAATTAGCGGACATGTCTTGGATCTGAACGGATAAGAAGAGACTTGTGGAAGATTACTTTCGAAGAAGAGAATGACAAAAAGGTTGATTCCTCTCTGGAGAGGGATATGGCGGCGGCGAAGCAGCGTCGCATGGCCGAGGAAGAGGATCTCGAGTCAGAGTCGGAGTCTTATTTCTCCCTCTCTTACGATAATCTGAGTCAACGGAGTTAAAAATGAATCTGAAGGAAGATGATCATATCAATTATAcgacagaacagaacagaacatgGGGAAGAATCTTTAGAGAAACAGAACAGAGCcgtgtttgtgtttttttgtctGTTCAACGAGAGGAGAGGAGGGAGAGACGACGAGAAaaattcaattgtttttatttgattgGCTCTCGTTTTTCtacgaaaaaaattattaaacgaATCAGAGCCAGACCCAACCAACTAACCAATCACCAAACTCTGGTCCCGTCACCATGCCGTAAATGcttgtaataatttttattttattaatgcttAATGGATGTGTGTGTAGGCTTGGCTTGACTTTATGGACCTCACCTGACCATGTTACTTTATAAGCCTGGCCTATTAATATGGGCCAGTAGAATTCCAATTTGGGGTGGTCCTCTTCCCACCTCCACCATCAATTTCTATCTATTTACTAACCcatgaatttttgtttaatgGTTCCAAATATTGACTTTTACTTTGGGCCTAAGGATTATTTACGGGGCTTCTAAACATTATAATTACAAACTAAACTGTTGAGCTAGCCTGGACGTCGGAGCTGTTTCGGTTGATTCGAATTTCCGATTTTCGATATTATGCTCATAAGTCTCATCCGGATTTTACTAATATTAGGTTCGTTTCAGTTTTTTACAGATTTGGTTCATCGGATTGTAACCGATGTTTTAAAtcgttcaaaaatatttatttaaaacctaaaaaattaaagaaaaaaaatcaaattataaaatttattcacaaatctaattaaaaattagttaaactatcaaaactaactaaaaattattcaaaataaaaataaaacaaactacaaaatCTTTAGAATgctataaaatatctaaattactttaacatatattaaaaacattaacacATCTATCATTGAGTCGCTGTATATGATGTAAGCAATGACGGTTCTTAGAGACTTGATGCTTTGGACACAACCAATTACTCGTAACTTGTATAGTGTTCTTATAATTGATCACAACATGTATGTGCCTTTACTTGGAACTCAAGCTTAAATTAGGTCTCTTAACTATTATCTCACTAATTCCTTGAGACCTTGGATGATAGGCGTATGAGCTCATTAGATTCACTCTGTTTTGGCAGATACACTTGGACTTGTACCAATAAACTGACATTTGATACTATCAAAAGAAAGTCCCTTTTCTTTGTGTCCATTCTAACGTTTTGATAGTGGTTTTCACTTATGCGTTTTTAAATGATCTGTGGGTTTGATTATAGGGAGCATGACTCACTAGTCCAGAGTATAAACCAGAGGAGAGTTATTATATTATGTTACAAAGGTGCATCAATGGGCAACCTCTTGAACAAGAAAATTATTATCAGAAGACTAAGCCCATACCAGCACTGAAAGCAACGTTACCATTACTGAGACACACATGATAtactaagagcatgtttatagGGGTTGCTTACCCTTGgttttataaccaaaaaattaattaaaaatttgtggGCCCCACAGAAGACACAAAAGACGTTGCTTGTGTATGCAAAAGAAGGGACGTTTTCGTTCCGTTGCTTAGACTGTTTTGCGGGCCCCACaacacgtggcggtccgcgattgatcttttttttcttttttttcttttttttttttctttttttttatcagccaaaaaaaaataaaaataattttaagaaaccTAAGCTAAGAGACAAActgataaacatgctctaacaGTGCACTTGTCAAGATTGTAATACAAAAACCAAAACTAACGTCAACATCTGCACAAACACATGAGTATCATATAGTTCCTTACAAGATATACATGGCAGAAGATCATCAAACAAATACAAGAAACAAAAGCTTAAGACACGAAACAAACCCATATTCACTTATTCATGGAGGAAGGATCATACTTGGAACATACACATGCCCACAAAGGAAGGCGCGAGAATAGTCACGCATGTAGTTTCGTTCTGTCTCTCTTTTACTCTTCACCCCACCCTCATCAATCTCGTACAGAGTACAGCAAGTAAAAGCCTTATCGGTACCTTGTCCTTCAACTTCCACGCACCAGACGATGACACTCTTAGGCTTCACAAAGCAGTATACAGGACGAGCCGCATTTGCATGGACCCGTAACGCCGGAAGACCAGGACCGGACAAACTGAAATATTTGCTAAACGAGACATCACCATCACCGCCACCCAACTTGCTTGAAACCCACACCTCAATGTTTCTTGACACTTGGTCTTGTTGTAGCAAAGACAAGCAATCTCCATTGAAACAAGATAAATGACTATTAACATAAGAGGTCGGACACAAACATATGTCCTTGAATGTTTCATCAGAGAAATCGAAACCACAAAtgatctcttcttcatcatcatcttcttcctcaacaTCTCTAAAAGCAATCCAATACATGTTACCCATCGCAGCCACACAGAAAGGCAAGATATGTACATCCATATCAAGCTCGACATCGAGAGTCCTCCAAGAACTCGTCTTGCACTCATAAATCTCAATCTCCCAAGGTCGACTAGCAAACCTCAAGATCTTGTAACCGTCGCTACGATTGTTCTTGTCGTATCCAATCCCGTGGTAATCAGAGGTCGTGATACTTCGTGAGGGCTCGATCCATCGGATGTTTCTCAAAACAGGATTCCAAAGCGCGAGGTTGGCGTGTCTTGATCCGTCGTCTCTGCACTTCCACATATAACTACCAACCAGCATGAGTCCATCGCAGTGAACCAAGAGTGGGTGCACCGAAGTGATCTTATTCGGATGCTGTCGTAGCTCGTCTGGGACTGGTGAAACTGAGCTTGTTGTGGTCACCGGATCCATGATTTGGACCGTATCGAAGATTCTTAGGAAGTGTTCTTTGGAGCGGTTGAAGTGTTGGTTGATGAAAGTTTCGTCGGTGAGGAGAGCGTACCATTCCTTGCACGTCGGTTTTGCTCGGACGAGAGCATCCGCCGGAGTCTTGTAAAAGATTTGTTGTAATATCACCGGTGGCATCAGGGGCAACGACCACGAACGCCTTGAGGCAGCCATGAGCGCTTTGAGAAAGATTCGACTCGTATTAGAGATTCTTGGACGAGAACTAATAAGAAGGAAACGACTAAACAATGCGCTTCTTTTTacagttaaaagttaaaacagtTGAAGATTCAACTGAAACGAACCAAAAACATGAACCGGTTAACCTTATTGATTGAATGAAGCAAACGAACCAGTTTAGTAACCGTTCGTTTTATAATTGGTCGGTACTCACAAAATCATAACCACATGTAAAGATACGATTGTAGTTGGTCAAGCAAACCAAAAGTCAACCAAATACTTATATTATTCGAAAACATTACACTAAATTATTCTCCATGCCAACACCTCATAAATGCAAACCATTTTATAAAAGGCTGGATCCactattatttgattaatatagtATTTGATAGTTTCAGAACTGTAACTTTAACACAGATTACAATCACAACTTTAACATCGATAATCCCCATATTTTGTTTTAGTGCAACTAAATCGATGTAATTACATAAGAGGTGAGAGTTTTATAGAATCAGCCGAAAGCTTAGGTACGTCGCGGTGTACGAGAGACCCCTGCGCCATCAACATGGATTTGTAAATCTCCACCAGCTTCTTCTCATCATACTCCCTCGACGCTAACCCCGACCCGTACCCATATTCACCGAACCCGTAAGACGACTCAATGACCCGAGAATTGGCGAAGCTCAGCATCATATTGACGTAAGCATCTCGAAGCCACGTTAAAAGCTTCTTAGGCGACGCCTTTTTCAAGACCCCCAGCTTCGGCACTATCTTGATCCTCCAAAACCGTCTCTTCCGGGTGGGATCAAACTTGACTCGCTTTACGTTTCTCCCACCAGATTTGGCCTTCTTCGCCGATCCATCAAGCCTTTCGTATCCTCTAGACTTCTGCCAATACCTTATCTTCATTGCACTCTCTCACCGTATATATGTAATTGTATTTATTATCTACagatctagagagagagagagagagagcagtgGGGGGGTTTTAGTTAAAGAGAGGGAGACTTCTTGGTTTGTTTATAAAGAGCATGGATCGATGTATTTGCATATTCGATTACGTAAATATCATGCGATAtacttaattaattatttttattccgAAATAACAAAGTCTTTCATGTAGGACAACTTTTAAAGTTAGTAAGCATCTATCGAGTTTCTCATCCGACAAAACAACGAAACTATCCAGAATGAAAAGTCAAGACTAAGCTTTTAATTAAAAAGCATAAAGAGATATATATCATACAGCAAGATGATTGCTGTTGCAATAAATGTTTGTAATACCATCAACCCCTTGAAAGAATTTTAACCCTTGGATCTCTTTTCGTCCCTTCTGATCATGTGAATTGcacttttccttttctctttatGGATGATGATTTAATGTTTGTTTTGGACCTTGGTTTAATCATCAATTGGGAATATGACATACCAGTCAAGGAAAAAAATGTTTCTAgtattttaaatagtatatgtgTGTCAGCGTataataatatgaaatatgGGAACGTAAAATTTGAATGCAGAGAGACTGATATAAAGGACCAACCAAAGATGAATGTTTCATGCTGCTTTTTGTGCGCTTATTATAGAAAATGGAACAAAGAGTGTGACGACTGACGAACCAACTACACAACACCACCAACTCCTTGCATGTCACTTCTGTGGTTCCGGAGTGTGCAATGTGTATAGGCCTTACTCAAAGTTGGCCTATAATTGATTTACAAAAGCCCTAGTGCCCATTCTACTGAATTGATTACAGTTTCACTAGCAAAAACACCAACTTACATTTTTGGTCCACATTATGAAGATATCCTTATTTATTTGTTAGCTGATAAAACTGAAACTGaatccaaacaaaacaaaaacttaatcAAACTGTATGGAACTAatctatatgattttttttgtcttttatgaGATTAGTAGTTGTTTTTATACAAA
It encodes the following:
- the LOC106395220 gene encoding putative F-box only protein 15, yielding MAASRRSWSLPLMPPVILQQIFYKTPADALVRAKPTCKEWYALLTDETFINQHFNRSKEHFLRIFDTVQIMDPVTTTSSVSPVPDELRQHPNKITSVHPLLVHCDGLMLVGSYMWKCRDDGSRHANLALWNPVLRNIRWIEPSRSITTSDYHGIGYDKNNRSDGYKILRFASRPWEIEIYECKTSSWRTLDVELDMDVHILPFCVAAMGNMYWIAFRDVEEEDDDEEEIICGFDFSDETFKDICLCPTSYVNSHLSCFNGDCLSLLQQDQVSRNIEVWVSSKLGGGDGDVSFSKYFSLSGPGLPALRVHANAARPVYCFVKPKSVIVWCVEVEGQGTDKAFTCCTLYEIDEGGVKSKRETERNYMRDYSRAFLCGHVYVPSMILPP
- the LOC106454408 gene encoding uncharacterized protein LOC106454408 translates to MKIRYWQKSRGYERLDGSAKKAKSGGRNVKRVKFDPTRKRRFWRIKIVPKLGVLKKASPKKLLTWLRDAYVNMMLSFANSRVIESSYGFGEYGYGSGLASREYDEKKLVEIYKSMLMAQGSLVHRDVPKLSADSIKLSPLM
- the LOC106450435 gene encoding nicotinamide adenine dinucleotide transporter 1, chloroplastic translates to MSANSHPTTNVLCNAAAGAAAGVFAATFVCPLDVIKTRFQVHGLPKLAHPNIKGSIIVGSLKQIFKQEGMRGLYRGLSPTVMALLSNWAVYFTMYDQLKSFLISNDKDHKFSVGANVMAASGAGAATTIATNPLWVVKTRLQTQGMREGVVPYKSTLSALRRIAYEEGIRGLYSGLVPALAGISHVAIQFPTYELVKTYLANKGNKSIDDLNARDVAVASSIAKIFASTLTYPHEVVRARLQEQGHHSEKRYSGVRDCIKKVFEKDGVRGFYRGCATNLLRTTPAAAITFTSFEMVHRFLVTHLPS